A genomic segment from Sorangium aterium encodes:
- a CDS encoding DUF4288 domain-containing protein, producing MESSPNNDLYVAVLLYESWSPDPSYTPMCEECFALVRAEGEEQARARAEQHSRAHETCFSNVLGQEIHWKLKHVVDVSRVLSDALDDGADIYARHFKSYEAYHAFELLLGGSVD from the coding sequence ATGGAATCCAGCCCGAACAACGATCTCTATGTTGCCGTTCTCCTCTACGAGTCTTGGTCACCGGACCCATCGTACACACCCATGTGCGAAGAGTGCTTCGCGCTGGTGCGCGCCGAAGGTGAGGAGCAGGCACGCGCGCGCGCCGAGCAACACAGCCGTGCGCATGAAACATGCTTCAGCAATGTTTTAGGGCAGGAGATTCACTGGAAGCTGAAGCACGTTGTGGATGTAAGCCGTGTTCTTTCAGACGCTCTTGATGACGGCGCGGACATCTACGCGCGGCACTTCAAGAGCTATGAGGCTTACCACGCGTTCGAGCTATTGCTCGGCGGCAGTGTCGACTGA
- a CDS encoding STAS domain-containing protein, translating into MESASSVLLGELFARSADLLFIASADGALLHGSGGLREALGPGVEGGALLADLAHPDDRAALSAAWSTVLQRDEPVSFSVRLRDGGGAYRPLSCSVSRSSDRSAVLGTLRPAPAAAAPVTEDELSKLRLKARLLDGLVEHVDPLTIWALDRDGIYVYHDGKSTAKAGLTRGQHVGHSVYDLYGATPEAAADMRQWYDGQVRRGRGEAHGADWDTWLIPLRSEPGGPIDGVLGVSLDVSDSRLVEKELRIQLDQIAAQQKVIRDLSTPIIEVWDGVLTLPMVGTVDSVRTAEVMDSLLAQIVEKRARFAILDLTGVEVVDTRVASHLIQLITAIRLLGADGIVAGIKPTVAQTMVALGLDLSQLNTQRNLRAALNYAIRAMTSAQGASPAAGPVPGKKPAP; encoded by the coding sequence ATGGAATCTGCCTCCAGTGTGTTGCTCGGCGAGCTCTTCGCCCGTTCTGCCGATCTGCTCTTCATCGCCTCGGCCGACGGAGCGTTGCTCCACGGGAGCGGCGGGCTGCGCGAGGCGCTGGGCCCCGGGGTCGAGGGGGGCGCGCTCCTCGCGGATCTCGCGCACCCGGACGATCGCGCCGCGCTCTCGGCGGCCTGGTCGACAGTCCTTCAGAGGGACGAGCCGGTCTCGTTCAGCGTGCGCCTGCGCGACGGCGGCGGCGCCTACCGGCCGCTGTCGTGCAGCGTCAGCCGGTCATCCGACCGAAGCGCCGTCCTCGGCACGCTCCGCCCCGCGCCCGCGGCCGCCGCCCCGGTGACCGAGGACGAGCTGAGCAAGCTCCGGCTCAAGGCGCGCCTCCTCGACGGCCTCGTCGAGCACGTGGATCCCTTGACGATATGGGCGCTCGACCGCGACGGGATCTACGTCTATCACGACGGCAAGTCGACCGCGAAGGCCGGATTGACACGGGGGCAGCACGTCGGGCACAGCGTGTACGACCTCTATGGGGCCACCCCGGAGGCCGCCGCCGACATGCGGCAATGGTACGACGGCCAGGTGCGCCGCGGTCGCGGCGAGGCGCACGGCGCCGACTGGGACACCTGGCTCATCCCGCTCCGCAGCGAGCCCGGCGGCCCCATCGACGGCGTGCTCGGGGTCTCGCTCGACGTGTCGGACTCCAGGCTCGTCGAGAAGGAGCTGCGCATCCAGCTCGACCAGATCGCGGCGCAGCAGAAGGTGATCCGCGATCTCTCGACGCCGATCATCGAGGTCTGGGACGGCGTGCTCACGCTCCCCATGGTCGGCACGGTCGACAGCGTCCGCACCGCGGAGGTCATGGACAGCCTGCTCGCGCAGATCGTCGAGAAGCGGGCGCGCTTCGCCATCCTCGACCTCACCGGCGTCGAGGTCGTCGACACCCGGGTCGCGAGCCACCTCATCCAGCTCATCACCGCCATCCGCCTCCTCGGCGCGGACGGCATCGTCGCCGGCATCAAGCCGACGGTCGCCCAGACCATGGTCGCGCTCGGCCTCGACCTCTCCCAGCTCAACACGCAACGCAACCTGCGCGCCGCGCTCAACTACGCCATCCGGGCCATGACGAGCGCCCAGGGCGCCTCCCCCGCCGCGGGCCCGGTGCCCGGCAAGAAGCCAGCTCCCTGA
- a CDS encoding type VI secretion system Vgr family protein, whose translation MTTRSDSLDIRLELSGFSSDLLQVNRLSGREAISQLFTFEVEVACPSDAGVDGQTFTGESVAIVFEQDGVEVRRVHGMIAEVHDLLANLRDYRAYRLRIVPRAFRLTLVETTEISMNKAVPDIIKQKLELVGLSGSDVELRLTGTYPPREFTVQYQETDLAFISRLAEHAGISFFFEHQDGQDTMVFTDGAGFKPAAGAESVHFRERGETRDVFELEARSRLVPSVYVARDYNYRQPMLDLTSEHVLSTGYAGGIIEYGGHYKTPAEGKALAQVRAEERQATQLVYAGRSAVCAIGAGGRSVLEGHPSLESLDLLFVEVEHRASQAAGGQGGGDEPRRYVNTFRAIPGKNTYRPPRVTPTPRIGGVVTGIVDAGPGGGGNDAQIDDQGRYMVRFLFDTGAAGGVTSRPVRMLQNHAGANYGTHFPLKPGTEVLIAFVNGDPDRPVIVGAAPNPLTPSPVNSANRSTHRIKTQGGIVFDLVDE comes from the coding sequence ATGACCACCCGATCCGATTCACTAGACATTCGACTCGAGCTCTCCGGCTTCTCGTCCGACCTCCTCCAGGTGAACAGGCTGTCCGGGCGCGAGGCGATCTCGCAGCTCTTCACGTTCGAGGTCGAGGTGGCCTGTCCGAGCGACGCCGGGGTCGACGGACAGACCTTCACGGGCGAGAGCGTCGCGATCGTCTTCGAGCAGGACGGGGTCGAGGTGCGGCGCGTCCACGGGATGATCGCGGAGGTCCACGACCTCCTCGCGAACCTGCGCGATTACCGCGCTTACCGGCTGCGCATCGTCCCGCGCGCCTTCCGGCTGACGCTGGTCGAGACCACGGAGATCTCGATGAACAAGGCGGTGCCCGACATCATCAAGCAGAAGCTCGAGCTCGTGGGCCTGAGCGGGAGCGACGTGGAGCTCCGGCTGACGGGCACCTACCCGCCGCGGGAGTTCACGGTGCAGTACCAGGAGACCGATCTCGCCTTCATCTCCCGCCTGGCCGAGCACGCCGGGATCAGCTTCTTCTTCGAGCACCAGGACGGGCAGGACACGATGGTCTTCACCGACGGCGCCGGATTCAAGCCCGCGGCCGGCGCCGAGTCCGTCCATTTCCGCGAGCGCGGCGAGACGCGGGACGTCTTCGAGCTCGAGGCGAGATCGCGGCTCGTGCCGAGCGTGTATGTGGCCCGCGACTACAACTACCGGCAACCGATGCTCGATCTGACGTCGGAGCACGTCCTCTCGACCGGGTATGCGGGCGGCATCATCGAGTACGGCGGCCATTACAAGACGCCGGCGGAGGGCAAGGCGCTGGCGCAGGTCCGGGCCGAGGAGCGGCAGGCGACGCAGCTCGTGTATGCGGGCAGGAGCGCGGTGTGCGCGATCGGAGCGGGCGGGCGATCGGTGCTGGAAGGGCACCCGAGCCTGGAGTCGCTCGATCTGCTCTTCGTCGAGGTGGAGCACCGCGCGTCGCAGGCGGCCGGCGGCCAGGGCGGCGGCGACGAGCCGCGGCGCTACGTGAACACGTTCCGCGCGATCCCGGGCAAGAACACGTACCGGCCGCCGCGCGTCACCCCGACGCCCCGGATCGGCGGCGTCGTCACGGGCATCGTCGACGCCGGGCCGGGGGGCGGGGGCAACGACGCCCAGATCGACGATCAGGGCAGGTACATGGTCCGGTTCCTCTTCGACACGGGGGCAGCCGGCGGCGTGACGTCCAGGCCGGTGCGCATGCTCCAGAACCACGCTGGAGCGAACTACGGCACGCATTTCCCGCTCAAGCCGGGGACGGAGGTGCTCATCGCCTTCGTGAACGGCGACCCGGATCGGCCGGTCATCGTGGGCGCCGCGCCGAACCCGCTGACGCCCTCTCCGGTCAACAGCGCGAACCGGTCGACTCACCGGATCAAGACGCAGGGAGGCATCGTCTTCGATCTCGTGGACGAGTGA
- a CDS encoding DUF2169 family type VI secretion system accessory protein, with the protein MNRGTNGATGPVRVTPLNGAAAAAVAWRSRGELHITVIVKATFAFAADAEMPRVEPQQVVHGEVHHGNNPGRSVRLTSDLAPHLERADVLFTGHAHAPPPGAPVHALPVRLAISDEGGPLLDKELLVKDRAGFQRMPLVYERALRGENDQENFLGVQGTGDASEPEANIVDPLQPARAAGFGPIARAWPARRRLLGATPRKALDAAIAEIPDPFEWAYYQAAPADQRTRYLRGGEWIELHGLHPTLPRLRMRLPEARGRARVHGLSGFGVSEGHPLELNADTLRIDGDEQRCTLVFRGSLVVPDEAALAAATLVAGVELPGEPLEWPELPAEQGAAGGPARGVDSDHDGGLGETLAAPAAGARTLSLPDAGVAAAALASAAATPFRPGSAPGDIVGPAAGAPGPRIDTGTLSISSVEEGPEASPATTLALLPEQDADATDQPALPFQPAPPGAGLPPSMTAQEPVAAEERAGSGTLALALDDDWTPGAGAPDPSGDRAPAASPAITPAHAGAAETAAAPLPELEPAAPPPEPALPEPPPPPRPVLSASPARSPEPDEPPPAPPPRRPPPPPPERPALPTPSPALRRSLYERFDRKR; encoded by the coding sequence ATGAACCGTGGGACGAACGGCGCGACCGGGCCCGTGAGGGTCACGCCGCTCAACGGAGCAGCAGCCGCCGCCGTCGCATGGCGCAGCCGGGGCGAGCTCCACATCACCGTCATCGTCAAGGCCACCTTCGCCTTCGCGGCGGACGCGGAGATGCCCAGGGTCGAGCCGCAGCAGGTCGTCCACGGGGAGGTCCATCACGGCAACAACCCTGGGCGGAGCGTCCGGCTCACGAGCGATCTCGCGCCGCACCTGGAGCGCGCCGACGTGCTCTTTACCGGCCACGCCCACGCGCCGCCGCCCGGCGCGCCCGTGCACGCCCTGCCCGTGCGACTCGCGATCTCCGATGAGGGCGGGCCCCTCCTAGACAAGGAGCTCCTGGTCAAGGACAGGGCCGGGTTCCAGCGGATGCCGCTCGTGTACGAGCGGGCGCTCCGCGGGGAGAACGACCAGGAGAACTTCCTCGGCGTGCAGGGGACGGGCGACGCGTCCGAGCCCGAGGCGAACATCGTCGATCCGCTCCAGCCGGCGCGCGCGGCCGGCTTCGGGCCGATCGCGCGCGCCTGGCCCGCGCGCAGGCGGCTGCTCGGGGCCACGCCCCGCAAGGCGCTCGACGCCGCCATCGCCGAGATCCCCGATCCCTTCGAGTGGGCCTATTACCAGGCGGCGCCCGCCGATCAGCGGACGCGCTACCTGCGCGGCGGCGAGTGGATCGAGCTCCACGGGCTCCACCCCACGCTGCCGCGCCTCCGGATGCGGCTGCCCGAGGCGCGCGGGCGAGCGCGCGTCCACGGCCTCTCCGGGTTCGGCGTGAGCGAGGGCCACCCGCTCGAGCTGAACGCGGACACGCTGCGCATCGACGGCGACGAGCAGCGCTGCACGCTCGTCTTCCGGGGCAGCCTGGTCGTCCCCGACGAGGCCGCGCTCGCGGCGGCCACCCTCGTGGCGGGGGTCGAGCTCCCCGGCGAGCCGCTCGAGTGGCCGGAGCTGCCGGCGGAGCAGGGCGCCGCGGGCGGACCCGCGCGAGGCGTCGACAGCGACCACGACGGCGGCCTGGGGGAGACCCTGGCCGCTCCGGCCGCCGGGGCGCGCACGTTGAGCCTCCCGGACGCCGGCGTGGCGGCGGCTGCCCTGGCCTCGGCGGCGGCGACGCCGTTCCGCCCCGGGTCGGCTCCCGGCGACATCGTCGGGCCGGCCGCGGGCGCGCCCGGGCCGCGGATCGACACCGGGACCCTCTCGATCTCCTCGGTGGAAGAAGGCCCGGAGGCGTCTCCGGCCACGACGCTGGCCCTGCTGCCCGAGCAGGACGCCGACGCGACGGACCAGCCGGCGCTCCCGTTCCAGCCGGCGCCCCCGGGCGCGGGGCTGCCTCCCTCGATGACGGCCCAGGAGCCGGTCGCGGCGGAGGAGCGCGCGGGCTCTGGCACGCTCGCCCTCGCGCTGGACGACGACTGGACGCCGGGCGCCGGCGCGCCCGACCCTTCCGGCGATCGCGCGCCCGCGGCCTCGCCTGCGATCACGCCTGCTCACGCGGGAGCGGCGGAGACCGCGGCCGCGCCGCTCCCAGAGCTGGAGCCGGCCGCGCCGCCTCCGGAGCCCGCGCTGCCGGAGCCTCCGCCCCCGCCGAGGCCGGTGCTCAGCGCCTCACCGGCGCGCTCCCCCGAGCCGGACGAGCCGCCGCCGGCCCCGCCGCCCCGACGGCCGCCGCCACCTCCGCCGGAGCGCCCGGCGCTGCCGACCCCTTCCCCTGCGTTGAGGAGGAGCCTTTACGAACGGTTCGATCGCAAACGGTAG
- a CDS encoding aminoglycoside phosphotransferase family protein, producing the protein MRELDTDALLRLVQRATGHVPSSMVPLRGGVSCRRYLRIVTPAGTAVAMFAPSAEGDGVAVGAAPPRWAFLEVHALLRERGVRVPALLGEDCEHGLLLLEDLGNATLSAFVERAPARRVEVYALASRDLARAQRALAALPSGSIVDSCALDETLLRWELDHFRAWALDARGLRLGDAARAELDAVSDRLARRIAAWPRGFVHRDYQSQNLMVVDAAGGGLEIAWLDFQDALLGPRAYDLATLLNDSAQDLDRPFVEARLDDYAAAASLDRPARDALGREFDVLTVQRKLKDAGRFVFLDRIGVDSTYLRYVEPALATARAALARMGDDEDMRVLARLIAL; encoded by the coding sequence GTGCGCGAGCTCGACACCGACGCCCTGCTCCGGCTCGTCCAGCGGGCCACGGGCCATGTCCCGTCGTCGATGGTCCCGCTGCGCGGGGGCGTGTCGTGCCGGCGCTATCTGCGCATCGTGACGCCGGCCGGGACGGCTGTCGCGATGTTCGCGCCGAGCGCGGAGGGCGACGGCGTCGCGGTCGGCGCCGCTCCCCCGCGGTGGGCTTTCCTGGAGGTGCACGCGCTCCTCCGGGAGCGCGGCGTCCGGGTGCCGGCGCTGCTCGGTGAGGATTGCGAGCATGGCCTGCTCCTCCTGGAGGATCTCGGGAACGCGACGCTCTCGGCCTTCGTCGAGCGCGCGCCCGCCCGCCGCGTCGAGGTCTACGCGCTGGCCTCGCGCGATCTCGCCCGGGCGCAGCGGGCGCTCGCGGCGCTCCCGAGCGGCTCGATCGTCGACTCGTGCGCGCTCGACGAGACGCTCCTGCGCTGGGAGCTCGACCATTTCCGCGCGTGGGCGCTCGACGCGCGCGGGCTCCGCCTGGGCGACGCCGCGCGGGCCGAGCTCGATGCCGTCTCGGATCGCCTCGCCCGGCGCATCGCCGCGTGGCCGCGTGGCTTCGTTCACCGCGATTACCAGAGCCAGAACCTCATGGTCGTGGACGCGGCGGGCGGGGGCCTCGAGATCGCCTGGCTCGACTTCCAGGACGCCCTCCTCGGCCCGCGAGCCTACGATCTGGCGACGCTCCTGAACGACAGCGCCCAGGACCTGGATCGCCCGTTCGTCGAGGCCCGGCTGGACGACTATGCGGCCGCCGCCTCGCTCGACCGGCCGGCGCGCGACGCGCTTGGCCGGGAGTTCGACGTGCTCACGGTCCAGCGCAAGCTGAAGGACGCAGGCCGCTTCGTCTTTCTCGATCGTATCGGCGTGGATTCGACGTATTTGCGCTACGTCGAGCCCGCGCTCGCGACGGCGCGCGCCGCGCTCGCGAGGATGGGCGACGACGAGGACATGCGGGTGCTGGCGCGCCTCATCGCGTTGTGA
- a CDS encoding cellulose binding domain-containing protein: MTKIKGSLFGAGAALCLLAAVGGCIVVADDGSSASEEDEIFADEAAAAAAASQMRFGVAPQWSQTWSPPQSGPANVEVVAVGDWLQSGGFTSTHKTKLQQIVNAGKTPYFFGYIATDMTKKGLGSENDCDGNSGAPLCQKGAAYVRANIASMASAYQKAAAGIGAALGGREALIHIEPDWYQFSQTAQQNALTETESDSFINQILGAIKSGCPSCKVVIDFSPWFSPSATKWASSVGDFYDGWDRSVVKYVGLTGKQFPFTTGKIDNFTYKEITTAVSLPLVIVDAYTFGGGPINVDSTWLNESNVAKAVDMGVAIVMLSQTGDVAGYDSFIARVKGSSSSSSSSSTSSSSSSSSSSTSGSGGGGGGTTTSSSSSSSSSTGGGGSGGGNPGTGVRVEGGNITVSITPNSTWTGGYCNNIKLTKTDSGETTWKLYVPSNGATLRDFWNTNAVKQGTDFVFTGVSWNAKIKPGTNVEFGYCANGTR; encoded by the coding sequence ATGACGAAGATCAAGGGTTCGCTTTTCGGTGCTGGGGCAGCTCTGTGCCTGCTCGCCGCTGTCGGCGGGTGCATCGTTGTCGCGGACGATGGTTCCAGCGCCTCCGAAGAGGACGAGATTTTCGCCGATGAGGCAGCGGCGGCCGCGGCGGCATCGCAGATGCGCTTCGGCGTCGCCCCGCAGTGGAGCCAGACCTGGTCGCCGCCCCAGTCCGGACCCGCCAACGTCGAGGTGGTCGCCGTCGGGGACTGGTTGCAATCTGGCGGCTTCACCAGCACACATAAGACCAAGCTTCAGCAGATCGTCAACGCCGGGAAGACCCCCTACTTCTTCGGCTACATCGCCACGGACATGACGAAGAAGGGGCTCGGATCCGAGAACGATTGCGACGGCAACAGCGGCGCACCGCTGTGCCAGAAGGGCGCGGCGTACGTGCGCGCCAACATCGCCTCGATGGCGAGCGCCTACCAGAAGGCGGCGGCAGGGATCGGCGCGGCCCTCGGAGGACGCGAGGCGCTGATCCACATCGAGCCGGACTGGTACCAGTTCTCGCAGACGGCGCAGCAGAACGCGCTCACGGAGACGGAGTCCGACAGCTTCATCAACCAGATCCTCGGCGCCATCAAGTCGGGCTGCCCCTCGTGCAAGGTGGTCATCGACTTCAGCCCGTGGTTCAGCCCGTCGGCCACCAAGTGGGCGTCGTCGGTCGGCGACTTCTACGACGGCTGGGATCGCAGCGTGGTCAAGTACGTCGGTCTCACGGGCAAGCAATTCCCGTTCACCACGGGCAAGATCGACAACTTCACCTACAAGGAGATCACCACCGCGGTCAGCCTGCCGCTCGTCATCGTGGACGCGTACACGTTCGGCGGCGGCCCGATCAACGTCGACTCCACCTGGCTCAACGAGAGCAACGTCGCCAAGGCCGTCGACATGGGCGTCGCGATCGTCATGCTCTCCCAGACGGGCGACGTCGCCGGCTATGACAGCTTCATCGCCCGGGTGAAGGGCAGCAGCAGCTCCAGCTCCAGCAGCAGCACCTCCAGCAGCTCCAGCTCCAGCAGCTCCAGCACCTCCGGCAGCGGTGGTGGCGGCGGCGGCACCACCACGTCCTCGTCGAGCAGCAGCAGCAGCAGCACCGGCGGCGGCGGCAGCGGCGGGGGCAACCCCGGGACCGGGGTGCGCGTCGAGGGCGGCAACATCACCGTCAGCATCACCCCCAACTCGACGTGGACGGGCGGCTATTGCAACAACATCAAGCTGACGAAGACCGACAGCGGCGAGACCACATGGAAGCTCTACGTGCCCTCGAACGGCGCGACGCTCCGTGACTTCTGGAACACCAACGCCGTCAAGCAAGGCACCGACTTCGTGTTCACCGGCGTGAGCTGGAACGCCAAGATCAAGCCTGGGACGAACGTCGAGTTCGGGTACTGCGCGAACGGCACGCGCTGA
- a CDS encoding ABC transporter ATP-binding protein, whose amino-acid sequence MSAPALIEIEDADVFRGDTRVFEGLSLRIEQGENTAILGPNGAGKSTLLRLLSREIYPVHRESSHVRILGRERWEVSALRRRLGLVSYELQMAYPRGVRGCDVVLSGFFASAGLHEHEPPTAAQRRRAEEVLGDLGVAHLGGKPIAEMSAGEQRRCLLGRALVHDPEALVFDEPTTSLDLKAAFELIDLLRRLAQRGKTLILVTHHVHEIPPEIGRVVLLRRGRVFADGPKRAVLTDDNLSRLFDVPLTVVERDGFFQVFPRSL is encoded by the coding sequence ATGAGCGCGCCCGCGCTCATCGAGATCGAGGACGCCGACGTCTTCCGCGGCGACACGCGCGTCTTCGAGGGGCTGTCGCTGCGCATCGAGCAGGGCGAGAACACCGCGATCCTCGGGCCCAACGGCGCCGGGAAGTCGACCTTGCTGCGGCTGCTCTCACGGGAAATCTATCCGGTCCACCGCGAGAGCTCGCATGTGCGAATACTCGGTCGCGAAAGGTGGGAGGTGTCCGCACTCCGGCGCAGGTTAGGGCTCGTGTCGTACGAGCTGCAGATGGCCTATCCTCGGGGTGTGCGGGGCTGCGACGTGGTGCTCTCCGGCTTCTTCGCGAGCGCCGGCCTGCACGAGCACGAGCCGCCGACCGCCGCGCAGCGCCGGCGCGCCGAGGAGGTGCTCGGCGATCTCGGCGTCGCGCACCTCGGCGGCAAGCCCATCGCGGAGATGTCTGCCGGCGAGCAGCGGCGCTGCCTGCTCGGGCGCGCCCTTGTGCACGACCCGGAGGCGCTGGTGTTCGACGAGCCGACGACGAGCCTCGATCTGAAGGCCGCGTTCGAGCTCATCGACCTGCTCAGGCGCCTCGCGCAGCGGGGCAAGACGCTGATCCTGGTGACGCACCATGTGCACGAGATCCCGCCGGAGATCGGGCGCGTCGTCCTGCTGCGGAGAGGCCGTGTCTTCGCCGATGGCCCGAAGCGCGCGGTGCTGACCGACGACAACCTGTCGCGCCTGTTCGACGTGCCCCTCACCGTCGTCGAGCGCGACGGCTTCTTCCAGGTCTTCCCCCGATCTCTCTGA
- a CDS encoding NAD(P)-binding protein has protein sequence MIHKHYDVIVLGRSIGALTAAALLARRDFTVMVVGHGERPATYRLDQHVLRRRAFTMLAEPSPAWRRFLVELAQSQTWKRRIVPAMPMLQAVAPRRRLDVPPDMVLFGREIDREFPELRRVVDELYAELAHVNGAADDAFSHDALWPPGTFWERRETARYAGLLPYARAEPDADLLVEFPRGHLFRSIVTQSVLFATDLSALPPPFAVARLHGAWTRGLMMLPRGEEELEEFLVERILAHGGRCLLDERAASVHVRRGTAAGVVLDGDDHPNGSSFVITDMDGETLASLSGGEGIHKRALREWPRITSSVGRFVVSLIVRREGLPEPLGPEALLFPFPSASTGRSPAPPRVSSDGAPGGRPSSPRHTRPAGPGRPVVHLQRCDLPAPSTDTLLVAEILLPDRGPLSLLEARQAVLDALTAELPFLERHLVLVDSVHDGLPVWLYDGQRRRLIERAALKGAAPGAEPMVRQLEVDPPGYLGLAGEPIRGPIERTLLVGRSVLPGLGQEGQLLAAWGAARLVTRTDRRKERMRRDMWSKVEIG, from the coding sequence GTGATCCACAAGCACTACGACGTCATCGTCCTTGGCCGGTCCATCGGCGCGCTCACGGCCGCGGCGCTCCTCGCGCGCCGCGACTTCACCGTGATGGTCGTCGGGCACGGCGAGCGCCCGGCCACCTACCGCCTCGACCAGCACGTCCTCCGCCGGCGCGCGTTCACCATGCTCGCCGAGCCCTCGCCCGCGTGGCGCCGCTTCCTCGTCGAGCTCGCCCAGTCGCAGACCTGGAAGCGCCGCATCGTCCCGGCCATGCCCATGCTGCAGGCCGTCGCGCCGCGCCGGCGCCTCGACGTGCCGCCCGACATGGTCCTCTTCGGCCGCGAGATCGACCGCGAGTTCCCCGAGCTCCGGCGGGTCGTCGACGAGCTCTACGCCGAGCTCGCCCACGTCAACGGCGCCGCGGACGACGCGTTCTCGCACGACGCCCTCTGGCCGCCGGGCACGTTCTGGGAGCGGCGCGAGACCGCGCGCTACGCCGGCCTGCTCCCGTACGCGCGCGCCGAGCCCGACGCCGACCTGCTCGTCGAGTTCCCGCGCGGCCACCTGTTCCGCTCGATCGTCACGCAGTCCGTCCTCTTCGCCACGGATCTCTCGGCGCTCCCGCCCCCCTTCGCGGTCGCGCGCCTGCACGGGGCGTGGACGCGCGGGCTGATGATGCTCCCGCGCGGCGAGGAGGAGCTCGAGGAGTTCCTCGTCGAGCGCATCCTCGCCCACGGGGGCCGCTGCCTGCTCGACGAGCGCGCCGCGTCGGTCCACGTCCGCCGCGGCACCGCCGCGGGGGTCGTCCTCGACGGCGACGATCACCCGAACGGCAGCAGCTTCGTCATCACCGACATGGACGGCGAGACGCTCGCGAGCCTGTCGGGCGGCGAGGGCATCCACAAGCGCGCGCTGCGCGAGTGGCCGCGGATCACCTCGTCGGTCGGCCGCTTCGTCGTGTCGCTCATCGTTCGCCGCGAGGGCTTGCCCGAGCCGCTCGGCCCGGAGGCGCTGCTGTTCCCCTTCCCGTCCGCGTCGACGGGCCGCTCGCCCGCGCCGCCGCGCGTGTCGAGCGACGGCGCGCCCGGGGGCCGGCCGAGCTCGCCGCGGCACACGCGGCCGGCCGGGCCCGGGCGCCCCGTGGTCCACCTCCAGCGCTGCGATCTGCCGGCTCCCTCGACCGACACGCTGCTCGTGGCGGAGATCCTGCTCCCCGACCGGGGCCCGCTGTCGCTTCTCGAGGCGCGCCAGGCGGTGCTCGACGCGCTCACGGCCGAGCTGCCCTTCCTCGAGCGCCACCTCGTGCTCGTCGACTCGGTGCACGACGGGCTGCCCGTGTGGCTCTACGACGGCCAGCGCCGCCGCCTCATCGAGCGCGCCGCGCTGAAGGGCGCCGCGCCGGGCGCCGAGCCGATGGTGCGGCAGCTCGAGGTCGACCCGCCCGGCTACCTCGGGCTCGCGGGCGAGCCGATCCGCGGGCCGATCGAGCGCACGCTGCTCGTCGGCCGGAGCGTGCTGCCCGGCCTCGGCCAGGAGGGCCAACTGCTCGCCGCCTGGGGCGCAGCGAGGCTCGTGACCCGGACCGACCGGCGGAAGGAGCGGATGCGGCGCGACATGTGGAGCAAGGTGGAGATCGGGTAG
- the purN gene encoding phosphoribosylglycinamide formyltransferase: MPPLDLGVLISGRGSNLQAILDAIAAGRLDARVRLVLSNRADVEGLARAERAGVPTRVIAHRDFTDRDSFDAAVVAALREAGATWVVLAGFMRLLTTTFLDAFPHRVVNIHPSLLPSFPGVDAQQQALDHGVRVTGCTVHLVDAGTDTGPILAQAAVPVLDGDDRDALAARILVQEHALLIRALSWIAEGRLQIAPPDVPGGRARATLAGVETALGLAQSGPARGDVGGVGEVGEGA; encoded by the coding sequence ATGCCCCCCCTCGATCTCGGCGTCCTCATCTCCGGCCGCGGCTCGAACCTCCAGGCGATCCTCGACGCGATCGCCGCCGGCCGCCTCGACGCCCGCGTGCGGCTCGTCCTGTCCAACCGGGCGGACGTGGAGGGCCTCGCGCGCGCCGAGCGCGCCGGGGTCCCCACGCGCGTCATCGCGCACCGGGACTTCACCGATCGCGACAGCTTCGACGCCGCCGTCGTCGCCGCCCTGCGCGAGGCGGGCGCGACCTGGGTCGTCCTCGCGGGCTTCATGCGCCTGCTGACGACGACCTTCCTCGACGCCTTCCCGCACCGGGTCGTGAACATCCACCCGTCGCTCCTGCCCTCCTTCCCCGGCGTCGACGCCCAGCAGCAGGCGCTCGATCACGGCGTGCGCGTCACCGGCTGCACCGTCCATCTCGTGGACGCCGGCACCGACACCGGGCCCATCCTCGCGCAGGCCGCCGTCCCCGTGCTCGACGGGGACGACCGCGACGCGCTCGCCGCGCGCATCCTCGTCCAGGAGCACGCCCTGCTCATCCGCGCGCTCTCGTGGATCGCCGAGGGGCGCCTCCAGATCGCGCCGCCTGACGTGCCGGGCGGGCGAGCGCGCGCGACGCTCGCCGGCGTCGAGACCGCGCTCGGGCTCGCCCAGAGCGGCCCTGCGCGCGGGGACGTCGGAGGCGTCGGAGAAGTCGGGGAAGGGGCGTGA